Genomic window (Phragmites australis chromosome 5, lpPhrAust1.1, whole genome shotgun sequence):
GGCCTCTGCTGCCCAAATTCCATGAGGACCGTCGGTGTCATGTGTCCAGGCGCCAGGGAGTCAGATCTGTTCACCATTTCCAACAGTCCTCAGCAACATAAAcaccaattttctttttttgcaaccAGACACAATCACCAAATTCGAACTATACAAACAACAATATGCAAGCATACAGACCAAAAATTTAAAGCGTTCCCTCCAAAACCCTAATCCAGTAATCCTACACCTAACCCTAATTCCGAAATCCACTCGGCGCACGAATCCGACAGCGAAACAATCAAATCCGCCAATTCGCGCCTCGAATCAGACACCTGCCGACACCAATCGAACAAACCCAAAATGATGACCCAAATTCGAAACAAGCAGGATGCGAGCCCGGACCTGGGAAGCTGGATCTGAAGTAACTGAGACCCTGGGGCCGGAATAAAGCGCGAGGACGCCGCGTCCTCGCGTGGGCGAGCTGGATCTACGCGGGAGAAGGGCGGATCTGGGAGCGCGCGGTGGCCGCCCTGTCGCCTCGCCttatcctctctttttttttcccgctTCCTCGCCTCTCGAGTCGAGTCGTCTCCGCGCTGCCTGCTTAtcctttttttccccttctcgAAGCGACCCGAACCACCCGACCAAGCCGAGCCCGAAGTGGAGATCCGCAGCGCACACTTTAGACCCGCAACCGGTGAGGAGCGGAGCGGAGCGACTGTGACGCGCGGGGTGTAGGCCACTCGGGGTGCGTATTTATAGGCCGGGGCGGGGCACGCGGGCGGTGCAGGTCGGATCCGGGCCGTTGGATTTGAGGAATCGGACGGAGGACGAGGCAGATCGGGATGCGGGGACCGCAGGGGACGGGTGGGGCACGACGTGACGTGGAGCGGGGGGGCGCTTTGACTTTCCTTGAGATGGTTTCCGGGCGGACGCGGGTGGTTACCCTGCGGTGCCACTGACTGGTGGGGACAAAAGGTTGCgtggacccacatgtcattttTGGGTGCCGTTGGAAAGGAGTAGCCGTCGGGGAGCTGCCGTGTTTTGTCGAGCACGCGGAATTGGGCACGGTTTGGGCGCGGGGGTCAGGGGGTGGCTTGGTTGGGAAGGCTACGTGACAGGTGGAAATAGGTACGTGGCTGGCTCCTGGGCAGTGGGCACCGAGGTGTCTGATGGAATCACGTAACGGGTTCGGGTCCCGGCACGTCTTGAAGAGATGCAAACGGGCTTGTGTTTAGGCCGGTGCTCACGGCTTCCAAGGCGGTAATAGGTCCAGATATGTTATGGGCCAAAACTCAACTTTGATATAGTTAGCCTATGCAATTATTGGGCCGTAATATGCACATTGCGTGGGCAGCCCAGTGGGCTGTATTAGGCTCCGGTGACCGCAAAATCCTATACCTAGGGCACGCTACCTGAGCTTCCGAGTAGTGCGCTTTGACATTGGTGCAAGTAGGGCTGAAAACGAGTCGAGCCGAGCCTTCTCGATGAAGTGTAGGTTTGGTTTGCGAACTGAGCTAAAATGACGGCTCAGTTTGACTCGGTTGCTGGCTCTCTAGCCTGCCAGACCATTAGCCATCAGTGCAGGTTAGAACCTCGAAAACACTTTACACATAAACAGGAAACACACGACAACAACtactatatttatttatatacattcatGCATGAGTCATAAAACACAGCTCATACTCACACCAGGTAGCCTCAAACTTGCTGCTGCTTTGCAGTCTTCATCACCACGTCCAGCTATATGCCTATATAGCTTTGCATTGCATCCATCACGAGACCTGGCTATGAATAAGCAGGGCAACAAATCAATAGGGCAAAACTATGCACACACGTATTGTCTACAAATAAACAGACAAATACTGGAGTGCTGAACTACTGGACCGAGTATGCCAAGGGTCCATGGCTCGGGTTTGGCTCATGAGCGGCTCGCGAGctagctcagctcagctcagttCACAAAGTGAGCCAGCGGTATGGCTCGGGCTCAACTCATTTGGGTAATGTactgtgggggggggggagggattTAGTTTTACATCTCAAACCAttagtcaatttttttaatctatttgaACTACTGTGTTGTTTTTTAATTCAACATTCTgaatatatttcaatattttagATAAATTATTGACCTAGCATTTAAAAGTTATTGACGCAGAGtttgaaaaatgttgaatctAGTCTTTCAAAATGTTAAGTGTATAAAAaagcataaaataaaaatacagtAAACTAatgaattactactaaatttttaaaaactaaagaaaaaacCTTACTAGCGACTGGGACATGGCCTTATTGTTGTTGGGCCTTGATGGGCCAGGCTATCCAAGAGCTATGGGTAGCACGGCCTACGTATAGGAGGTACCTCGTGTTGAATTTTATTGTGCTCTGCTGTTATCATGTCACAAGTCACGACTTGCAAGGGTCAGttcacaaaaaaagaaaatgcaaaGGGTCAATGGGCCATCTCTACGGAACTTCAGAGTGCATGTTCGATTCCCCGTTTCATCCAAACCAGTGCCTGAGATCAAGAATGCGCATGAGAATTTCGCAGATGGTCGTCAGATTTCTCCACCGTCAAATGGTCTGGAGATCTAGTGAATTGATACGGGCCAGACACGTGCCGCGACAAGCTAATGAACATTTCCTCAAAAATAAAACAAGCTAATGAGCAACCAAGCACCCGAACAAATCCCGCACGGGCGCGGTCGACCCACCCCGGCTAAAGCTCCCCTGCACATGGCCGTCGCTTTGGATTCTACTAGCACGCTGGGAACAAAACCACGTGCTCGCTCCATATGCGCACGCTGTGCCTTGGCCCTTGCGTAGTGCGCGGCAGCAGCCTCACATGAGTGACGTCCGGCGAGCGGAAACAAGGTGCTGCCccaggatttttttaaaataatattattttattaaaaacttataaaaataatagttaaatctATAGAATTGTAAAGGTAGATATCTATCAACACGTAGAGTAACAACAAATACATATCGGTACCAACAGGTTGTGGCCTAGCGAAGTCAGGGCGCCACGTAGGCTTTGCGTGAAGCGTAGTGACATGTCGGCGTTCCGAATACTGACAGGTGACGCATCATGACTTGTCGCCATGTGAAAGGCTAACAGGTGCATCGACATTTCGTATGCTGACAGATCTTTATATAATTCACGGCTGTTGATTCCTATCTGATGTGTAATCAATCATACACAGAGCGGGGCGCGAGAATAGGCGACAGCAACAAGCTGGCGATGATGCCCTGAGAAAGAGGTCTGATGCCCTAAGAAATGGTAAATGCCCGAcatattttcattccctaagacttgttaggattagcagcagcacgttattaggttagtctttatgTGTACCGTATATGCCAATGTTTATTGTCATTATTTCTTTATATGTATCAGCATATGTAACCTCCGTgcaggttatatgataattgtgcttctCAACTACTATTAtccacaaaactatattttatATCCTTCCAACGTTACTtcactttaaaaaaaactacttaaacaaatttagatcaactaaatcaaaaatattgataaaaatcaCATCggactaaaaatagaaaaaaaaaataaccacTCTATGATGCCACTAACCTCAGCCGCATTAGGAAACATCTGTTCGCCTTATTGCCTCAGCCTCTGTGTAGTAGTAGTTAATATTTTCAAAAGAGTGTGAATTCTTCTATACGATATACACTAAGTTTCGACGGTGTCTCATtgatatttcaaaaattattattaaaaatcaaataaaaagatACGTAACATGTCGGCACGTAGAATATCCACATGACTGTCGGTATTCCACGTACCGATAGACCTATCGAGTAACAACTTGACCGATACTCATATCGGTGTCTACCTGAGGGCCTATCGGCACGCGGAATGCCGGCATATTTTTTCTCCGTATTCTACATACTGACAGGCCTCCGAACCCAGTGCCACATAGACTATCAACATTTAGAGTATCGATAGATTCTTTATTTATACTTTATGTACCGATATGTgcatattcttataattttgtgaatttagctattatttctATAATGTTTTTAacaatatattattaaaaatttcCTGCCCACTATACCCTTCAGGCGTCCGAATCTCAAAGCGGAGCATGCCCGCGTGCAAGCGCAGCGAAACAGGGACCCATGTCCGGCGGTGGCATGTTTTCGGGACAGCATGCAGATGGTGACAGCGTGCGTGTTCGGCCGTCCGGATTTTGGGGCGGGACGCTTTGACGCTTGAGGCGCGATCATGTGCGACAGCCCGTCCGTGCGGTGCCGTCTAGGGAGGAGCACGCTGCGCGACCGTGCACCGCACAGTTTCGGCCAATCCTGAGTGAGCCCCAGCTCCGGGCCTTTCTAGTCGCTGTTGACTGCCTGATTTCCCTTGCGGCTGCAGAGCAGGAGCAGTCACTGCACGCCGTCGCCGTCACTTGATTCAGTGTCATGATTCGTACTAAGCCTGTGAAGCAAATCACCGGAACGGTACTTTCATTATTTACTATtgtaaaatattataataattttacTGTTTATTAAGTTACTATAGTAGATAATTTGATACGTCCGTTCTCGATCCAATAATTCAAAAGGGTTAATATCATGATACTGTTCATTCTCTACGAATCTCTAAGGTCCTCAGTGTTCTCGTGTAGTACTGTTTGACGACCTCTTCTTACTATTTactctatttaaaaataataattaaattattttaaaaaaaatcaaattttatatattttaactaaTCAAAGTATAGGAACATCTAATGTATAAAATTGTATaactagatttataatttaaaatattttcatactatatagattttgtagctataaataatatattttataaaaaatgttAGTTAAAATACGTCTACTGTATCGTGGAGTTAGTATATTTCGCATCGTGATCTCTGCATCTGCGAGCTTACCTTTTTGCCGTCTTCTGATGTCCGTCCAGTTCAGAGACGTCCTCTCAGCTCTGTCCTTCTCGTCCCTTGTCTGGCCATCCACATCCAGTGCGTTGCGGTTCTTGGTATCGTGGAGCTCTCGGAGATGAGGAGGTCGTCTCAGGGAATGATGAGTTTAAGCTACGATGCGGGCAGCGGGAGGGGGTTGTTGGCCCGCTACgcgaaggcgaagccgaggcCGTCCAAGTGGGACGACGCGCAGCGGTGGCTCTCCTCCCGGACGCCCGACGACGACCGGCGCCGGAGCTCCTGCGCCGACGACCGGATGCTGCTGCCGTCAGCGTCGCAGAAGGGGAGGCACTCATGGGGTGCCGCGGACGGCGACGCGACCGTGGGGGTGGGGCTCGGCGCGCGGGACGACGGGGAGGCGGAGACGGAGACCAAGAGGGTGGACTCCGTGCTGGCGTACGGGCAGCAGAGGTGCCTCTCGCTGCGGGACGTCGGAACGGAGATGACGCCCGGCGGGAGCAAGGAGCCATCCCGGGCGAACACTCCTCGCGCCACCGCCCTGGCGGCCGCCCCGCCGACGGCCGCAGCGAGCCACGCGATCCACGCGCTGCGGCACCGGCCGGGTTCGACAGAAGGCGGATCACCGGGCCACATTGCGGCGGACCGCTGCGCGGCCAGCGAGGGCACCGACACCGAGGTGCGTAAGGAAGCGTGCGCTGTGCCGATGGCCGTGTCGCCCGGCACGGCGTGGGACGCCGCGGAGCGCGCCAAGCACATGGCCAGGTGATCGCAATCTCTCGTTGTTCTCTACCAATGCGCTTTCTCCTCTGCACGTTGCTGAGCCACGTGAAGCAACAAGCTTCACTGCCACGGTAACAGTAACCGAGCGGTGCGTATACTGAGCTCAGCAGTGCGTGTGCTGGAATCGTTGCGTTGCTCTGACTCACCGCTGAGTTATCGCGCGCACCTGTCAAGGAAGACCTTTTCGCAGCTTGTCCTGTGCGTGCTGACGACGTTTGCGCCGTGCGCCGTCGCAGGTATCGGCGCGAGGAGATGAAAATACAAGCCTGGGAAAATCGCCGACGGCAAAAGGCCGAGCTGCAAATGAAGATGACAGAGGTATTTCGACACTGAAAGGCAGGGTTCTGTGAATATTCTAGGCGGCATCAACATATCCAGTTTTCTTGTGCAGGCTAAGGCGGAGAGGATGAAACTGCGGGCGCAGGAGAAGACGGCGAGCAAGCTGGCCTCGGCGCAGGCGGTGACCAGGGATAAGCGAGCTCGCGCGGAGGCCAAGCTCAACCAGCGCACCGCGCGGGTCGAGGGCAAGGCGGACCTCCTGAGGCGGGGCGGGCACCTGCCGTCCTCCTCCGTGTTCTCGCTCAAGTTGCCGCTGCTGTGCAGCTGAAAGGTTCCTGGAGATCGAGGGCGCGTGGCGGGGCCCAGGTTCCCGGCGGCCGGCGTTGGTTGACGGGGGTGACTTTTTGAAAATATAATAgcatttttaatttaatttaatttattttttttatataaattgaATGAGAATGGATGCAAATAAGCAATAACAATTATGTTCTGATTAGCCTGATTAAATTCAACTAGTCTAGAGTAGTATTCGATAAGTTTCAATATGTCTCAACTAGTGTATATCATCGATATGATATTTGATTAGTTACTCGATTAGTAGATGTACTCGAGTAGGATCTATATacgtatgtgatgatcatgtgAGATGCAGACGCTCTTATAATGTCGATGTTCGATACagttgatgatgaagaagataaaGTAGTTGATGCAGATTTTATCGTGATATCGATTCAGGACGCGATGACAAAGACGAAGTAGTCAAAGTAAATCACGATAATGTATAGCAAGCATATCGTAGTAGTCACGATGAGAGCTTCTCAAAAACATTATTTGTCCTCTTTCGGTGTAAGATCACAAGGGTGATGGGTTCTAAAGACCTGTTCTCTTGTTCGTCAATGCATGTCGGCGCAGCGGGATAGAACAGACTATGTGCGACGGCGCAACAGAAAGAAATAGGCAAAATCCGATTTGTGTGTGGTGTCTCACTTCTCTCCTTTATGCAGCGGctgatagatatatatagagaaagaGTCGCGCGATTGAGACCCACCATGATCAAATACGGTTACGCCACTACGATCGGAGTCTTGACCAACACAATTTCTATATATTTATCCATTTGCCATATATTTATCCAATTGCCCACacagcaaaaagaaagaaaccgcAAAAAGAAGTCCGGACCTACGCAAGCAACTGGACTCAATTTCGACGGACCATTCACACAGGTGCCGTGCACCCACGCCTTCCTCCCTCGCCCCGGCCCCAACTATGACCTAGCGAGGCGAGCGAGCGCACGCATGTGTttttctagtcctctcatccacacatgctaagtgggtggaaAAGAGAAAGtcttttaagttggtctccaTTCATTTTTATTAGCAAGGTGGGACTAAAGAATACATACCTCCCTGACATGGTTAagtctttaagatttatttgaaattatataaatataatggGATAAGCCCATATATTATAATAATCCCCCACCAGACCTCAAAGTTTCACGAAGATTTGTCTTTTTCTCAATATTGTCTGATATATCAGTGTTTCAGTAGAGACtattaagttgaacatccacatAAAATATCAAGCTACACTTATTCACAACTTGGATAATGGACTAAGCCTTAAATTGCAAGTCTTAtacaaacaagtttcacttgaaGTCATAACTAATACTAGGCTGCCAGTAGACTACTCTGCGGGGAGCATATAGGTCATACTTTATGGTCTCTTCATGAATTTATTAGAGATCACTCAAATCTCATAGACTACGATCAACAATCAGGTTCATATAGGTGTATTCTTTCAAGAATATACTGTAGGTTAGCATCTTCGCTAATTAAAATCAACATAACACATTAAACCAATAGTCAACCTATCTTACAGATTTCGAGAGTCTTGCATCTTTACTCGAGTTGGTTGTGCGgtactctccttcagttaaTCAATAGCTGGTTCTTTCCAGGTTCTAATTCACAGGATATCCGATTACATAGGTTGGATTACTACTAtcgtataactcacatgggtctcatacacATCTCCTTTGATgtattatctatcacatttcgTGATAATTcctttgtaaattgatctaTTAGTGTTTTAgccgtttggatataatccaacgctgtcactccggagtttctcaattttctgacagatttcaatcttctctttacatgtcttAAGGATTTTATGTTATCCTTATAACTGTTCACTTTGataataattattttattatcacagttcataaggatagccggtaTCAATTTTTTGACCACTAccaaatccatcaagagctcaTGTAGCTATTCTGCTTCAACAGTGGCTGTGTCTAACACTGTGAGTTCTGCTTTTCATggttgactttgtcaatataGCATG
Coding sequences:
- the LOC133917584 gene encoding remorin-like, encoding MRRSSQGMMSLSYDAGSGRGLLARYAKAKPRPSKWDDAQRWLSSRTPDDDRRRSSCADDRMLLPSASQKGRHSWGAADGDATVGVGLGARDDGEAETETKRVDSVLAYGQQRCLSLRDVGTEMTPGGSKEPSRANTPRATALAAAPPTAAASHAIHALRHRPGSTEGGSPGHIAADRCAASEGTDTEVRKEACAVPMAVSPGTAWDAAERAKHMARYRREEMKIQAWENRRRQKAELQMKMTEAKAERMKLRAQEKTASKLASAQAVTRDKRARAEAKLNQRTARVEGKADLLRRGGHLPSSSVFSLKLPLLCS